The proteins below are encoded in one region of Silene latifolia isolate original U9 population chromosome 2, ASM4854445v1, whole genome shotgun sequence:
- the LOC141628361 gene encoding putative glutathione S-transferase translates to MEHLKLLGTRGSPVNARVEIALQLKGVDYEFAQQDLQNKSDELLKYNPIHKKIPVLLHNGLPIVESLLILEYIDEIWKENALLPVDPYCRAQARFWAKFIDEMIMPATVNAFLGEGDTEKATEELQEHLKTFEKGMKTAELFKENKIKYLDIAGLFVIYWIPVLQEFAGKNVLTRDNFPEIMSWADDIFSCDVVQKNLPDKQMMFGFLRLSFPHVNPNAHRQ, encoded by the exons ATGGAGCATCTGAAATTGCTTGGTACTCGAGGTAGTCCAGTAAATGCGAGAGTTGAAATAGCACTTCAATTAAAAGGTGTTGACTATGAATTTGCACAACAAGATTTGCAAAACAAGAGTGATGAGCTTCTTAAGTACAATCCCATTCACAAGAAAATTCCTGTTCTCCTTCATAATGGTTTGCCAATTGTTGAGTCTTTGTTAATCTTGGAATATATCGACGAAATTTGGAAGGAAAACGCCCtcttgcctgttgacccttattGTAGGGCCCAGGCTCGGTTTTGGGCTAAGTTCATTGATGAAATG ATCATGCCAGCAACAGTGAATGCATTCCTAGGAGAAGGGGATACCGAAAAAGCAACAGAAGAACTACAAGAACACCTCAAAACCTTTGAGAAAGGGATGAAAACAGCAGAGTTATTCaaagaaaacaaaataaagtATTTGGATATAGCAGGCTTGTTCGTAATCTACTGGATTCCGGTATTACAAGAATTTGCAGGCAAAAATGTACTAACAAGGGATAATTTCCCTGAAATTATGAGTTGGGCTGATGACATTTTTAGTTGCGATGTTGTTCAGAAGAACTTGCCTGATAAGCAGATGATGTTCGGTTTTTTACGTTTGAGTTTTCCTCATGTTAACCCCAATGCTCATCGACAATGA
- the LOC141628355 gene encoding putative glutathione S-transferase codes for MEQVKLFGVWGCPFSTRVEIALKLKGIKYEYVKEDMRNKSQELLKYNPITKKIPIFVHNEKPVIETLVIIEYIDEIWKENPLLPINPYERAQTRFWAKFIEEKIGATSSKALPMRGQGTQEAIDELLTQLEIFEKEMKGNKLFKENINKFLDVIGLYVIYWIPILQEVAGKDVFTRDKFPEIYNWADDILNCNIIKDNLPNREKMLTLLRSLN; via the exons ATGGAGCAAGTAAAATTGTTTGGTGTATGGGGTTGTCCATTTAGTACAAGAGTGGAAATAGCACTAAAATTGAAGGGAATTAAGTATGAATATGTTAAAGAAGACATGAGAAACAAGAGTCAAGAGCTTCTCAAGTACAACCCCATCACCAAGAAAATTCCTATCTTTGTTCATAATGAAAAACCGGTTATCGAGACGTTGGTGATCATAGAATATATCGACGAGATTTGGAAGGAAAATCCCTTGTTACCTATTAACCCTTATGAACGAGCGCAAACTCGTTTTTGGGCTAAGTTTATCGAGGAAAAG ATAGGTGCTACATCGTCAAAGGCACTGCCTATGAGAGGACAAGGAACCCAAGAAGCAATCGACGAACTACTAACCCAACTCGAAATCTTTGAGAAAGAGATGAAGGGAAACAAGTTATTCAAAGAAAACATAAACAAATTTTTGGATGTAATAGGCTTGTATGTAATTTACTGGATACCAATATTGCAAGAAGTTGCAGGCAAGGATGTGTTTACAAGAGACAAGTTCCCTGAGATTTACAATTGGGCTGATGATATCCTTAATTGCAACATTATCAAGGATAACTTGCCCAATAGGGAGAAAATGCTCACCTTATTACGTTCGCTTAATTAA